In Lentibacillus sp. JNUCC-1, the genomic window GGATATCTTTGGCAGATCATTGAGTTCAATTGTGAGGGAAGGGATTCAAGGGAAAATTTCTCTCATGCCAGAACATACCAGATATAAACTAAAAGAAACATTGGAGCGAATGATTAATGAAGGCTCGAGAGGCTTGATTGCGATCATTTTATAAACATAAAAAGCAGCTGGTGTACAGCTGCTTTTTTTACGTTTATATAAGAGAGATCAGGGGTACATAAAGAGAACGAATCATGATAAATGAGTTCACTATAAAGAATAATATGCTAAAAATGGCATGAAAACCAAAAAAAGTGCGGTTTAATGTTGAATTTTAAGTGAAACTCAGTTATGATAATCGTTGTCAACCATTGATTTGAATAGGTTTGACGTATAAAAATGAGAAAAACAGTGAACAAATGATGATAAGATTTATTTGTTCTGATTTCAATTGGGAGGAGGTGAATGTCATGAACAAAACAGATCTTGTTAATGCAGTAGCTGAGCAAAGCGACCTGTCAAAAAAGGATGCTGCGAAAGCGGTTGACGCTGTTTTCGATTCTGTCATGGATTCACTTAAAAAAGGTGAAAAAGTACAGCTGATCGGCTTCGGTAACTTCGAAGTACGTGAGCGTTCTGCTCGTAAAGGCCGTAACCCACAGACAGGCGAAGAAATTGAAATTCCAGCAAGTAAAGTTCCTGCTTTCAAACCAGGAAAAGCCCTAAAAGACGCTGTTAAATAATAGCTACATAGGGTAATGAGGGGTGCGTAAATACGTGCCCCTTTTTATATGCCTCTTATGTACGAGAGTGAACAAGCAATAAGGGAGTGATAACGGATGGATTCAGAAAATCAAAATGAATTTTTTGTGATTAAGGCTCTTGAGGATGGTGTTAACGTCATTGGACTGACAAGGGGAACAGATACCAGATTCCACCATTCTGA contains:
- a CDS encoding HU family DNA-binding protein, which encodes MNKTDLVNAVAEQSDLSKKDAAKAVDAVFDSVMDSLKKGEKVQLIGFGNFEVRERSARKGRNPQTGEEIEIPASKVPAFKPGKALKDAVK